From a single Aquarana catesbeiana isolate 2022-GZ linkage group LG09, ASM4218655v1, whole genome shotgun sequence genomic region:
- the LOC141109022 gene encoding uncharacterized protein → MQHLFIFHSHIFHSSLQLLWKDQEGRNHLVSDIRSHPFFKTIDWAELEGRKSDEPPESEPIYEEPSNNSMPLNEFIKTLDREAPISPYEQEYFTGFSYMSDSLMMSPMELFSPPPSSPEKPNFADCSDESELQREEPMDWDPILSLKIQRPVPTPMENHYKDALQQLAELMVVYQPPPAVRQENLFTPWPMHYEEAHKNPKEPEEPNNIYDFGYKRVSQIQQPPQDFFPMAYNQENLFTPWPMYHEEAHNNLIEPEEQNNIYDFGCKRVSQIQEPPQDFFPMAYSQENLFTPWPMYHEEAHNNVIEPEAQQHLCDIFLPPERQDS, encoded by the exons ATGCAGCATCTCTTTATATTTCATTCTCATATATTTCATTCTTCATTACAGCTTCTGTGGAAAGACCAAGAGGGCCGAAACCATCTAGTCAGTGACATCAGGAGCCATCCGTTCTTCAAGACTATCGACTGGGCAGAGTTAGAGGGAAGAAAGTCAGACGAGCCACCTGAATCTGAACCA ATTTATGAGGAACCATCAAATAACAGCATGCCATTGAATGAATTTATCAAAACCCTGGACCGGGAGGCTCCAATATCACCATATGAGCAGGagtatttcacaggcttttcaTACATGAGCGACAGTTTGATGATGTCACCAATGGAGTTATTTTCACCTCCACCATCATCGCCAGAGAAGCCTAATTTCGCTGACTGTAGTGATGAGAGTGAGCTTCAGAGGGAGGAACCAATGGACTGGGATCCAATATTATCATTGAAGATCCAGAGACCAGTACCGACTCCAATGGAGAACCATTATAAAGATGCTCTTCAACAATTGGCAGAGCTAATGGTCGTTTATCAGCCACCACCAGCGGTCAGACAGGAGAATCTCTTCACACCCTGGCCAATGCATTACGAGGAGGCTCATAAGAACCCAAAAGAGCCTGAGGAGCCTAATAATATCTATGACTTTGGCTACAAGAGAGTTAGTCAGATTCAGCAGCCACCTCAGGACTTCTTCCCAATGGCATACAACCAGGAGAATCTCTTTACACCGTGGCCGATGTACCATGAAGAAGCTCATAACAACCTCATAGAGCCAGAGGAGCAGAATAATATCTATGACTTTGGCTGCAAGAGAGTTAGTCAGATTCAGGAGCCACCACAGGACTTCTTCCCAATGGCATACAGCCAGGAGAATCTCTTTACACCATGGCCGATGTACCATGAAGAGGCTCATAACAACGTCATAGAGCCAGAGGCGCAGCAACACCTATGTGACATATTTCTACCACCAGAGAGACAGGACAGTTGA